One segment of Macaca fascicularis isolate 582-1 chromosome 2, T2T-MFA8v1.1 DNA contains the following:
- the SLC38A3 gene encoding sodium-coupled neutral amino acid transporter 3 yields the protein MEVPLQTEMVELVPNGKHSEGLLPVITPMAGNQRVEDPTRSCIEGKSFLQKSPSKEPHFTDFEGKTSFGMSVFNLSNAIMGSGILGLAYAMANTGIILFLFLLTAVALLSSYSIHLLLKSSGVVGIRAYEQLGYRAFGTPGKLAAALAITLQNIGAMSSYLYIIKSELPLVIQTFLNLEEKTSDWYMNGNYLVILVSVIIILPLALMRQLGYLGYSSGFSLSCMMFFLIAVIYKKFHVPCPLPPNFNNTTGNFSHMEVVKEKVQLQIEPEAAAFCTPSYFTLNSQTAYTIPIMAFAFVCHPEVLPIYTELKDPSKKKMQHISNLSITVMYIMYFLAALFGYLTFYDGVESELLHTYSKVDPFDVLILCVRVAVLTAVTLTVPIVLFPVRRAIQQMLFPNQEFSWLRHVLIAVGLLTCINLLVIFAPNILGIFGVIGATSAPCLIFIFPAIFYFRIMPTEKEPARSTPKILALCFAVLGFLLMTMSLSFIIIDWASGTSRHGGNH from the exons ATGGAGGTGCCTTTGCAGACAGAGATGGTGGAGCTGGTGCCCAATGGCAAACACTCAGAGGGGCTGCTCCCAGTCATCACCCCTATGGCAGGCAACCAGAG GGTCGAGGACCCCACAAGGAGCTGTATTGAGGGCAAGAGCTTCCTACAGAAAAGTCCCAGCAAGGAGCCACACTTCACCGAC TTCGAGGGGAAGACATCATTTGGGATGTCAGTGTTCAACCTCAGCAATGCCATCATGGGCAGCGGCATCCTCGGACTCGCCTATGCCATGGCCAATACGGGCATTATCCTTTTCCT GTTCCTGTTGACGGCTGTCGCCTTGCTCTCCAGCTACTCCATCCACCTGCTACTCAAGTCCTCAGGGGTCGTGG GCATCCGTGCCTATGAGCAGCTGGGCTACCGTGCCTTTGGGACCCCAGGAAAGCTGGCAGCAGCCCTGGCCATCACGCTCCAGAACATCGGAG CCATGTCCAGCTACCTGTACATCATCAAGTCTGAGCTGCCACTTGTCATACAGACCTTCCTGAACCTGGAGGAGAAAACCTC GGACTGGTACATGAATGGGAACTACCTGGTGATCCTTGTTTCTGTCAtcatcattctgcccctggcacTGATGCGGCAGCTTG GCTACCTGGGCTACTCCAGCGGCTTCTCTCTTAGCTGCATGATGTTCTTCCTAATTGCA GTCATCTACAAAAAGTTCCATGTGCCCTGCCCACTGCCCCCCAACTTCAACAACACCACAGGCAACTTCAGCCACATGGAGGTCGTGAAGGAGAAGGTGCAGCTGCAGATCGAGCCTGAGGCTGCAGCCTTTTGCACTCCCAGTTACTTCACGCTCAACTCACAG ACAGCATACACCATCCCCATCATGGCCTTCGCCTTCGTCTGCCACCCCGAGGTGCTGCCCATCTATACTGAGCTCAAGGA CCCCTCCAAGAAGAAGATGCAGCACATCTCCAACCTGTCCATCACCGTCATGTACATCATGTACTTCCTGGCTGCCCTCTTTGGCTACCTCACCTTCTATG ATGGGGTGGAGTCAGAGCTGCTGCACACCTACAGCAAAGTGGACCCATTTGACGTGCTGATCCTGTGTGTGCGTGTAGCCGTGCTGACAGCAGTCACGCTCACAGTGCCCATCGTTCTGTTCCCG GTGCGCCGCGCCATCCAGCAGATGCTGTTTCCGAACCAGGAGTTCAGCTGGCTGCGGCATGTGCTTATTGCTGTTGGCCTGCTCACTTGTATCAACCTGCTGGTCATCTTTGCCCCCAACATCCTGGGCATCTTTGGGGTCATCG GTGCCACATCTGCCCCATGCCTCATCTTCATCTTCCCTGCCATCTTCTACTTCCGAATCATGCCCACGGAGAAGGAGCCTGCGAGATCCACCCCCAAAATCCTG GCCCTATGTTTTGCTGTGCTTGGCTTCTTGCTGATGACCATGAGCTTGAGCTTCATCATCATTGATTGGGCCTCAGGGACCAGCCGGCACGGAGGAAACCACTAG